DNA from Candidatus Aenigmatarchaeota archaeon:
TCACAGATTCTGAGTTTGCGAACTCCACCCCACAACTTTTGGCTTGTTCTTCCATTTTTTTCATTAGTGTGGACCCATCTATTTCCTTGAATCCGGGGTAGTTCTCTATCTTGGGGACCCCAGTTACCGCCCCACCAAATTCCTCTGTTATTATAAGTGTTTTTAAACTTCTCCTGGTGGCATATATCCCAGCAGTAAGACCAGCAGGACCTCCACCAACTATGACAAGATCATACATAAAAATCACCTGAAATATTATTTGTTTTGGTAAAACTTATTTTTATAATAGATTTGCAAGTTTTTTGATATCCTTGTTTGCTATGTGTGTATATATCTGTGTCGTTTTCAAATCTTTGTGTCCTAAAAGGTGTTGGATGTATCTAACGTCAGCTCCTGCTTCTAATAGATGGGTTGCAAAGGTGTGCCTCAGTGTATGGGGGGTGACTTTTTTGTTTATGTTTGCTTTTATTGCCGATTTTTTGACTATTTTTTGGACAGATCTTTCGTCATACCTTTTTCCTCTTTCTGACAATAGGATTAAACCATATTTCCTTATACCTAACAACCTCAAGTTTTCCTCAAGTTTTTCGTGTAAGAAAACAATTCTGTCCTTTTTACCTTTGCCACTTTTAATATGGATTAATTTTCTTTCAAAATCTATATCATTCCACTTTAGTTTTATGGCTTCGTTCAACCTCAAACCCGAGTAATAAAGTAGGGAGAGTATCACTTTGTGTTTTGGATTTTGGGTGAGATCAATCATTTTAGAAATTTCAGATCTGTTTAACACAACTGGTAATTTAAGACTTCTTTTTGGTTTTGGTATGTCTTCTTTAAAGTCCATCCTAAGGACATTCCTATAGAAGAATTTCAGGGCAAAATAATTGTTTCTCATAGTTGAGTTGCTTTTTTGTTGATAATCTAATAGAAATTCTCTTGGGGTTTTACCCGACTTAAGGAATTTTCTTATGACATTTATATACGCTTTTCCCGTTTTATAGGAATATTTTCTTAGTTTTATTTCTTCTATCAACTTTCCTATCAAATCGTAGTTTTTTGATTTGTATTTTTTATCAATTGACATATAATATAAATTATTTTTCTATTTAATAGATATATAGTTCGGTAAATATCAATATTAAAGATGTTTTAAGGACTTCGTTAAATAGTTGTTAGTTGCAATCGAGCCTCGGCGTGATCTTGAAATTATTATAAAAATTCTTATTATCTCCGATACCAACACCCCCCCCCTCCCCCCCCCC
Protein-coding regions in this window:
- a CDS encoding tyrosine-type recombinase/integrase codes for the protein MSIDKKYKSKNYDLIGKLIEEIKLRKYSYKTGKAYINVIRKFLKSGKTPREFLLDYQQKSNSTMRNNYFALKFFYRNVLRMDFKEDIPKPKRSLKLPVVLNRSEISKMIDLTQNPKHKVILSLLYYSGLRLNEAIKLKWNDIDFERKLIHIKSGKGKKDRIVFLHEKLEENLRLLGIRKYGLILLSERGKRYDERSVQKIVKKSAIKANINKKVTPHTLRHTFATHLLEAGADVRYIQHLLGHKDLKTTQIYTHIANKDIKKLANLL